From a single Triplophysa rosa linkage group LG17, Trosa_1v2, whole genome shotgun sequence genomic region:
- the LOC130568418 gene encoding uncharacterized protein CXorf65 homolog isoform X1 — translation MFVIVMLDEGREQLLNLNCWIINFVYCLKAKCGLDLEESVDLMDRDGKLMNLTERAQSTDLVSSVLKERETYIPVRVSPGAEGPKYSAIFEYGTCHPELAEVLRKLLNPSKERDKRGGASKKGGVSQSRIKAAVRKSIAIPRS, via the exons ATGTTTGTGATTGTGATGTTGGATG AGGGACGGGAGCAGCTTTTGAACCTAAATTGCTGGATTATAAACTTTGTCTATTGTCTTAAAGCGAAATGCGGTCTGGATCTGGaag AGAGTGTGGATTTGATGGACAGAGATGGTAAGCTGATGAACCTCACAGAGAGAGCGCAGAGCACTGACCTTGTCAGCAGTGTGCTGAAGGAGAGAGAAACTTATATTCCAGTACGCGTGTCAC CAGGTGCTGAAGGACCTAAGTATTCTGCAATCTTTGAATATGGGACATGTCACCCTGAGCTAGCAG AGGTCCTTAGAAAACTGTTAAATCCTTCAAAGGAACGAGACAAAAGGGGCGGAGCGTCAAAGAAGGGAGGAGTCAGTCAAAGCCGCATTAAAGCTGCTGTCAGAAAGAGCATAGCAATTCCTAGGAGCTGA
- the LOC130568418 gene encoding uncharacterized protein LOC130568418 isoform X3 produces MFVIVMLDEGREQLLNLNCWIINFVYCLKAKCGLDLEESVDLMDRDGKLMNLTERAQSTDLVSSVLKERETYIPVRVSQVLRKLLNPSKERDKRGGASKKGGVSQSRIKAAVRKSIAIPRS; encoded by the exons ATGTTTGTGATTGTGATGTTGGATG AGGGACGGGAGCAGCTTTTGAACCTAAATTGCTGGATTATAAACTTTGTCTATTGTCTTAAAGCGAAATGCGGTCTGGATCTGGaag AGAGTGTGGATTTGATGGACAGAGATGGTAAGCTGATGAACCTCACAGAGAGAGCGCAGAGCACTGACCTTGTCAGCAGTGTGCTGAAGGAGAGAGAAACTTATATTCCAGTACGCGTGTCAC AGGTCCTTAGAAAACTGTTAAATCCTTCAAAGGAACGAGACAAAAGGGGCGGAGCGTCAAAGAAGGGAGGAGTCAGTCAAAGCCGCATTAAAGCTGCTGTCAGAAAGAGCATAGCAATTCCTAGGAGCTGA
- the LOC130568418 gene encoding uncharacterized protein CXorf65 homolog isoform X2, which produces MFVIVMLDEGREQLLNLNCWIINFVYCLKAKCGLDLEESVDLMDRDGKLMNLTERAQSTDLVSSVLKERETYIPVRVSRAEGPKYSAIFEYGTCHPELAEVLRKLLNPSKERDKRGGASKKGGVSQSRIKAAVRKSIAIPRS; this is translated from the exons ATGTTTGTGATTGTGATGTTGGATG AGGGACGGGAGCAGCTTTTGAACCTAAATTGCTGGATTATAAACTTTGTCTATTGTCTTAAAGCGAAATGCGGTCTGGATCTGGaag AGAGTGTGGATTTGATGGACAGAGATGGTAAGCTGATGAACCTCACAGAGAGAGCGCAGAGCACTGACCTTGTCAGCAGTGTGCTGAAGGAGAGAGAAACTTATATTCCAGTACGCGTGTCAC GTGCTGAAGGACCTAAGTATTCTGCAATCTTTGAATATGGGACATGTCACCCTGAGCTAGCAG AGGTCCTTAGAAAACTGTTAAATCCTTCAAAGGAACGAGACAAAAGGGGCGGAGCGTCAAAGAAGGGAGGAGTCAGTCAAAGCCGCATTAAAGCTGCTGTCAGAAAGAGCATAGCAATTCCTAGGAGCTGA